From Haemorhous mexicanus isolate bHaeMex1 chromosome 37, bHaeMex1.pri, whole genome shotgun sequence, one genomic window encodes:
- the LRCH4 gene encoding leucine-rich repeat and calponin homology domain-containing protein 4 isoform X2: MAAAAVGALPAESPPPLGRLPGGAGTERALEEAEASGTLSLAGRRLRAFPAAAARRWDLSDTTQADLSRNRFGEVPEAACRLVSLEGLSLHHNCLRSVPPAIANLQALAHLDLSRNQLSSLPACLCLLPLRVLNASNNRLARLPPNLGALRTLRQLDVGCNRLRALPPGLGQLRALRDLNVRRNQLAALPEELSELPLVRLDFSCNRVVAIPRCFRRLRHLQTLLADNNPLQFPPAQICLKGKVHIFKYLEAESAAHPVPTCPPDEPCPLRQRGGLDSGFHSVDSGSKRWSGNESTDESSEPSRQHRETRGGAAGDSDPEQLEEEPSPEQQSLRGDTPEGSRGVPDCRRRPKNLEVWMERERERSRDRTPPRRPPQSTAPLPDPDGAPGPPCSPPKPSACLSPSSSSSRSATKPAPPDPDQLIAEVRQSLEALLQLRLPEELGDSELLGRVAAWLRPWASSPSPRQTPPPCRRPGVPEVKPPHARRPPPRAALRPLLRPPHGAARRCPPRALWLLRDPQNPGEPPQSLGGAPRPRGNPQTPGGVPAFAPFLAPPLVLCLNAGETEAGKGEGLNP; encoded by the exons ATGGCCGCGGCGGCGGTGGGGGCTCTCCCGGCTGAGTCGCCTCCGCCGCTTGGCCGCCTGCCCGGAGGAGCCGGCACTGAGCGCGCCCTGGAAGAAGCAGAGGCCTCCGGCACCCTCAGTCTGGCCGGCCGGCGGCTGCGCGCCttcccggcggcggcggcgcggcgctGGGACCTCAGCGACACCACACAGGCCG ACCTGTCCCGGAACCGTTTCGGGGAGGTGCCGGAGGCCGCCTGCCGCCTGGTCTCGctggaggggctgagcctgcaccACAACTGCCTGCGCAGCGTCCCCCCGGCCATCGCCAACCTCCAGGCCCTGGCTCACCTGGACCTCAG CCGCAACCAGCTGAGCTCGCTGCCCgcctgcctgtgcctgctgcccctgcGCGTCCTCAACGCCAGCAACAACCGCCTGGCGCGGCTGCCCCCGAACCTGGGCGCCCTGCGCACGCTGCGGCAGCTG GACGTGGGCTGTAACCGGCTGCGGGCGCTGCcgccggggctggggcagctgcgggcgctgcgggaCCTCAACGTGCGGCGGAACCAGCTGGCGGCGCTGCCCGAAG AGCTCTCGGAGTTGCCCCTGGTCCGGCTGGATTTCTCCTGCAACCGGGTGGTCGCGATTCCGCGCTGCTTCCGGCGGCTGCGGCACCTCCAAACGCTGCTGGCCGACAACAACCCGCTCCAGTTCCCCCCCGCCCAG ATCTGCCTGAAGGGCAAAGTGCACATCTTCAAGTACCTGGAAGCCGAGTCTGCCGCCCATCCTGTCCCCACATG ccccccggaCGAGCCGTGTCCCCTCCGGCAGCGGGGCGGGCTGGACTCCGGCTTCCACAGCGTCGACAGCGGCAGCAAGCGCTGGTCGGGGAACGAG TCCACGGATGAGTCCTCGGAGCCGTCCCGGCAGCACAGGGAGACGCGCGGCGGGGCAG CTGGTGACAGTGACCccgagcagctggaggaggagccCTCGCCCGAG cagcagagcctgagagGTGACACCCCCGagggcagcag ggggGTCCCCGATTGCCGGCGGCGCCCCAAGAACCTGGAGGTGTggatggagagagagagggagaggagccgGGACAG gacccccccccggAGACCCCCCCAGAGCACGGCGCCGCTGCCG GACCCCGACGGAGCCCCTGgccccccctgcagccccccaaaacccagtgcctgcctcagcccctcctcctcctcctcccgcagTGCCACCAAGCCGG cccccccggACCCCGACCAGCTGATCGCTGAGGTGCGCCAG AGCCTGGAGGCGCTGCTGCAGCTGCGGCTCCCGGAGGAGCTGGGGGACTCGGAGCTGCTGGGGCGCGTGGCGGCGTGGCTGCGGCCCTGGGCC agctcccccagcccccgccAGACGCCGCCGCCCTGCCGCCGCCCGGGGGTCCCCGAG GTGAAGCCCCCCCACGCCCGGCGCCCCCCCCCCCGGGCTGCTCTTCGCCCTCTTCTACGGCCTCCTCATGGCGCTGCTCGTCGCTGCCCACCGCGCGCTCTTTGGCTGCtgagggacccccaaaaccccgggGAGCCCCCCCAAAGCCTGGGGGGAGCCCCCCGGCCTCGggggaacccccaaacccccgggggggtccccgcCTTTGCACCTTTCCTCGCCCCCCCTCTCGTCTTGTGCCTTAAcgctggggaaactgaggcagggaagggggaggggctGAACCCCTAG
- the LRCH4 gene encoding leucine-rich repeat and calponin homology domain-containing protein 4 isoform X4, producing the protein MAAAAVGALPAESPPPLGRLPGGAGTERALEEAEASGTLSLAGRRLRAFPAAAARRWDLSDTTQADLSRNRFGEVPEAACRLVSLEGLSLHHNCLRSVPPAIANLQALAHLDLSRNQLSSLPACLCLLPLRVLNASNNRLARLPPNLGALRTLRQLDVGCNRLRALPPGLGQLRALRDLNVRRNQLAALPEELSELPLVRLDFSCNRVVAIPRCFRRLRHLQTLLADNNPLQFPPAQICLKGKVHIFKYLEAESAAHPVPTCPPDEPCPLRQRGGLDSGFHSVDSGSKRWSGNESTDESSEPSRQHRETRGGAAGDSDPEQLEEEPSPEEQQSLRGDTPEGSRTPPRRPPQSTAPLPDPDGAPGPPCSPPKPSACLSPSSSSSRSATKPAPPDPDQLIAEVRQSLEALLQLRLPEELGDSELLGRVAAWLRPWASSPSPRQTPPPCRRPGVPEVKPPHARRPPPRAALRPLLRPPHGAARRCPPRALWLLRDPQNPGEPPQSLGGAPRPRGNPQTPGGVPAFAPFLAPPLVLCLNAGETEAGKGEGLNP; encoded by the exons ATGGCCGCGGCGGCGGTGGGGGCTCTCCCGGCTGAGTCGCCTCCGCCGCTTGGCCGCCTGCCCGGAGGAGCCGGCACTGAGCGCGCCCTGGAAGAAGCAGAGGCCTCCGGCACCCTCAGTCTGGCCGGCCGGCGGCTGCGCGCCttcccggcggcggcggcgcggcgctGGGACCTCAGCGACACCACACAGGCCG ACCTGTCCCGGAACCGTTTCGGGGAGGTGCCGGAGGCCGCCTGCCGCCTGGTCTCGctggaggggctgagcctgcaccACAACTGCCTGCGCAGCGTCCCCCCGGCCATCGCCAACCTCCAGGCCCTGGCTCACCTGGACCTCAG CCGCAACCAGCTGAGCTCGCTGCCCgcctgcctgtgcctgctgcccctgcGCGTCCTCAACGCCAGCAACAACCGCCTGGCGCGGCTGCCCCCGAACCTGGGCGCCCTGCGCACGCTGCGGCAGCTG GACGTGGGCTGTAACCGGCTGCGGGCGCTGCcgccggggctggggcagctgcgggcgctgcgggaCCTCAACGTGCGGCGGAACCAGCTGGCGGCGCTGCCCGAAG AGCTCTCGGAGTTGCCCCTGGTCCGGCTGGATTTCTCCTGCAACCGGGTGGTCGCGATTCCGCGCTGCTTCCGGCGGCTGCGGCACCTCCAAACGCTGCTGGCCGACAACAACCCGCTCCAGTTCCCCCCCGCCCAG ATCTGCCTGAAGGGCAAAGTGCACATCTTCAAGTACCTGGAAGCCGAGTCTGCCGCCCATCCTGTCCCCACATG ccccccggaCGAGCCGTGTCCCCTCCGGCAGCGGGGCGGGCTGGACTCCGGCTTCCACAGCGTCGACAGCGGCAGCAAGCGCTGGTCGGGGAACGAG TCCACGGATGAGTCCTCGGAGCCGTCCCGGCAGCACAGGGAGACGCGCGGCGGGGCAG CTGGTGACAGTGACCccgagcagctggaggaggagccCTCGCCCGAG gagcagcagagcctgagagGTGACACCCCCGagggcagcag gacccccccccggAGACCCCCCCAGAGCACGGCGCCGCTGCCG GACCCCGACGGAGCCCCTGgccccccctgcagccccccaaaacccagtgcctgcctcagcccctcctcctcctcctcccgcagTGCCACCAAGCCGG cccccccggACCCCGACCAGCTGATCGCTGAGGTGCGCCAG AGCCTGGAGGCGCTGCTGCAGCTGCGGCTCCCGGAGGAGCTGGGGGACTCGGAGCTGCTGGGGCGCGTGGCGGCGTGGCTGCGGCCCTGGGCC agctcccccagcccccgccAGACGCCGCCGCCCTGCCGCCGCCCGGGGGTCCCCGAG GTGAAGCCCCCCCACGCCCGGCGCCCCCCCCCCCGGGCTGCTCTTCGCCCTCTTCTACGGCCTCCTCATGGCGCTGCTCGTCGCTGCCCACCGCGCGCTCTTTGGCTGCtgagggacccccaaaaccccgggGAGCCCCCCCAAAGCCTGGGGGGAGCCCCCCGGCCTCGggggaacccccaaacccccgggggggtccccgcCTTTGCACCTTTCCTCGCCCCCCCTCTCGTCTTGTGCCTTAAcgctggggaaactgaggcagggaagggggaggggctGAACCCCTAG
- the LRCH4 gene encoding leucine-rich repeat and calponin homology domain-containing protein 4 isoform X13 — protein MAAAAVGALPAESPPPLGRLPGGAGTERALEEAEASGTLSLAGRRLRAFPAAAARRWDLSDTTQADLSRNRFGEVPEAACRLVSLEGLSLHHNCLRSVPPAIANLQALAHLDLSRNQLSSLPACLCLLPLRVLNASNNRLARLPPNLGALRTLRQLDVGCNRLRALPPGLGQLRALRDLNVRRNQLAALPEELSELPLVRLDFSCNRVVAIPRCFRRLRHLQTLLADNNPLQFPPAQICLKGKVHIFKYLEAESAAHPVPTCPPDEPCPLRQRGGLDSGFHSVDSGSKRWSGNESTDESSEPSRQHRETRGGAAGDSDPEQLEEEPSPEEQQSLRGDTPEGSRGVPDCRRRPKNLEVWMERERERSRDRTPPRRPPQSTAPLPDPDGAPGPPCSPPKPSACLSPSSSSSRSATKPAPPDPDQLIAEVRQSSPSPRQTPPPCRRPGVPEVLEEPSRARAPRGGPGASVPPRCPR, from the exons ATGGCCGCGGCGGCGGTGGGGGCTCTCCCGGCTGAGTCGCCTCCGCCGCTTGGCCGCCTGCCCGGAGGAGCCGGCACTGAGCGCGCCCTGGAAGAAGCAGAGGCCTCCGGCACCCTCAGTCTGGCCGGCCGGCGGCTGCGCGCCttcccggcggcggcggcgcggcgctGGGACCTCAGCGACACCACACAGGCCG ACCTGTCCCGGAACCGTTTCGGGGAGGTGCCGGAGGCCGCCTGCCGCCTGGTCTCGctggaggggctgagcctgcaccACAACTGCCTGCGCAGCGTCCCCCCGGCCATCGCCAACCTCCAGGCCCTGGCTCACCTGGACCTCAG CCGCAACCAGCTGAGCTCGCTGCCCgcctgcctgtgcctgctgcccctgcGCGTCCTCAACGCCAGCAACAACCGCCTGGCGCGGCTGCCCCCGAACCTGGGCGCCCTGCGCACGCTGCGGCAGCTG GACGTGGGCTGTAACCGGCTGCGGGCGCTGCcgccggggctggggcagctgcgggcgctgcgggaCCTCAACGTGCGGCGGAACCAGCTGGCGGCGCTGCCCGAAG AGCTCTCGGAGTTGCCCCTGGTCCGGCTGGATTTCTCCTGCAACCGGGTGGTCGCGATTCCGCGCTGCTTCCGGCGGCTGCGGCACCTCCAAACGCTGCTGGCCGACAACAACCCGCTCCAGTTCCCCCCCGCCCAG ATCTGCCTGAAGGGCAAAGTGCACATCTTCAAGTACCTGGAAGCCGAGTCTGCCGCCCATCCTGTCCCCACATG ccccccggaCGAGCCGTGTCCCCTCCGGCAGCGGGGCGGGCTGGACTCCGGCTTCCACAGCGTCGACAGCGGCAGCAAGCGCTGGTCGGGGAACGAG TCCACGGATGAGTCCTCGGAGCCGTCCCGGCAGCACAGGGAGACGCGCGGCGGGGCAG CTGGTGACAGTGACCccgagcagctggaggaggagccCTCGCCCGAG gagcagcagagcctgagagGTGACACCCCCGagggcagcag ggggGTCCCCGATTGCCGGCGGCGCCCCAAGAACCTGGAGGTGTggatggagagagagagggagaggagccgGGACAG gacccccccccggAGACCCCCCCAGAGCACGGCGCCGCTGCCG GACCCCGACGGAGCCCCTGgccccccctgcagccccccaaaacccagtgcctgcctcagcccctcctcctcctcctcccgcagTGCCACCAAGCCGG cccccccggACCCCGACCAGCTGATCGCTGAGGTGCGCCAG agctcccccagcccccgccAGACGCCGCCGCCCTGCCGCCGCCCGGGGGTCCCCGAG gtgctggaggaGCCGAGCCGGGCCCGGGCCCCGCGGGGGGGGCCGGGGGCGTCCGtgcccccccggtgcccccgtTAA
- the LRCH4 gene encoding leucine-rich repeat and calponin homology domain-containing protein 4 isoform X8: protein MAAAAVGALPAESPPPLGRLPGGAGTERALEEAEASGTLSLAGRRLRAFPAAAARRWDLSDTTQADLSRNRFGEVPEAACRLVSLEGLSLHHNCLRSVPPAIANLQALAHLDLSRNQLSSLPACLCLLPLRVLNASNNRLARLPPNLGALRTLRQLDVGCNRLRALPPGLGQLRALRDLNVRRNQLAALPEELSELPLVRLDFSCNRVVAIPRCFRRLRHLQTLLADNNPLQFPPAQICLKGKVHIFKYLEAESAAHPVPTCPPDEPCPLRQRGGLDSGFHSVDSGSKRWSGNESTDESSEPSRQHRETRGGAAGDSDPEQLEEEPSPEEQQSLRGDTPEGSRGVPDCRRRPKNLEVWMERERERSRDRTPPRRPPQSTAPLPDPDGAPGPPCSPPKPSACLSPSSSSSRSATKPELPQPPPDAAALPPPGGPRGAGGAEPGPGPAGGAGGVRAPPVPPLIPFPPSGAPGKSLIALPPPPVPPVPSLWRAGRHGPALSGEAPAAAATEGAPSLMRAEPEGRPRPLPPSLQREQP from the exons ATGGCCGCGGCGGCGGTGGGGGCTCTCCCGGCTGAGTCGCCTCCGCCGCTTGGCCGCCTGCCCGGAGGAGCCGGCACTGAGCGCGCCCTGGAAGAAGCAGAGGCCTCCGGCACCCTCAGTCTGGCCGGCCGGCGGCTGCGCGCCttcccggcggcggcggcgcggcgctGGGACCTCAGCGACACCACACAGGCCG ACCTGTCCCGGAACCGTTTCGGGGAGGTGCCGGAGGCCGCCTGCCGCCTGGTCTCGctggaggggctgagcctgcaccACAACTGCCTGCGCAGCGTCCCCCCGGCCATCGCCAACCTCCAGGCCCTGGCTCACCTGGACCTCAG CCGCAACCAGCTGAGCTCGCTGCCCgcctgcctgtgcctgctgcccctgcGCGTCCTCAACGCCAGCAACAACCGCCTGGCGCGGCTGCCCCCGAACCTGGGCGCCCTGCGCACGCTGCGGCAGCTG GACGTGGGCTGTAACCGGCTGCGGGCGCTGCcgccggggctggggcagctgcgggcgctgcgggaCCTCAACGTGCGGCGGAACCAGCTGGCGGCGCTGCCCGAAG AGCTCTCGGAGTTGCCCCTGGTCCGGCTGGATTTCTCCTGCAACCGGGTGGTCGCGATTCCGCGCTGCTTCCGGCGGCTGCGGCACCTCCAAACGCTGCTGGCCGACAACAACCCGCTCCAGTTCCCCCCCGCCCAG ATCTGCCTGAAGGGCAAAGTGCACATCTTCAAGTACCTGGAAGCCGAGTCTGCCGCCCATCCTGTCCCCACATG ccccccggaCGAGCCGTGTCCCCTCCGGCAGCGGGGCGGGCTGGACTCCGGCTTCCACAGCGTCGACAGCGGCAGCAAGCGCTGGTCGGGGAACGAG TCCACGGATGAGTCCTCGGAGCCGTCCCGGCAGCACAGGGAGACGCGCGGCGGGGCAG CTGGTGACAGTGACCccgagcagctggaggaggagccCTCGCCCGAG gagcagcagagcctgagagGTGACACCCCCGagggcagcag ggggGTCCCCGATTGCCGGCGGCGCCCCAAGAACCTGGAGGTGTggatggagagagagagggagaggagccgGGACAG gacccccccccggAGACCCCCCCAGAGCACGGCGCCGCTGCCG GACCCCGACGGAGCCCCTGgccccccctgcagccccccaaaacccagtgcctgcctcagcccctcctcctcctcctcccgcagTGCCACCAAGCCGG agctcccccagcccccgccAGACGCCGCCGCCCTGCCGCCGCCCGGGGGTCCCCGAG gtgctggaggaGCCGAGCCGGGCCCGGGCCCCGCGGGGGGGGCCGGGGGCGTCCGtgcccccccggtgcccccgtTAATTCCTTTCCCCCCCTCCGGTGCTCCCGGTAAATCCTTAATTGCCCTTCCCCCCCCTCCGGTGCCCCCGGTGCCATCTTTGTGGAGGGCAGGCCGCCATGGTCCCGCCCTCAGCGGCGAGGCACCGGCGGCCGCCGCGACTGAGGGGGCGCCATCTTTAATGAGGGCAGAGCCAGAGGGGAGGCCCCGCCCATTGCCGCCATCTTTACAGAGGGAACAGCCGTGA
- the LRCH4 gene encoding leucine-rich repeat and calponin homology domain-containing protein 4 isoform X1, which produces MAAAAVGALPAESPPPLGRLPGGAGTERALEEAEASGTLSLAGRRLRAFPAAAARRWDLSDTTQADLSRNRFGEVPEAACRLVSLEGLSLHHNCLRSVPPAIANLQALAHLDLSRNQLSSLPACLCLLPLRVLNASNNRLARLPPNLGALRTLRQLDVGCNRLRALPPGLGQLRALRDLNVRRNQLAALPEELSELPLVRLDFSCNRVVAIPRCFRRLRHLQTLLADNNPLQFPPAQICLKGKVHIFKYLEAESAAHPVPTCPPDEPCPLRQRGGLDSGFHSVDSGSKRWSGNESTDESSEPSRQHRETRGGAAGDSDPEQLEEEPSPEEQQSLRGDTPEGSRGVPDCRRRPKNLEVWMERERERSRDRTPPRRPPQSTAPLPDPDGAPGPPCSPPKPSACLSPSSSSSRSATKPAPPDPDQLIAEVRQSLEALLQLRLPEELGDSELLGRVAAWLRPWASSPSPRQTPPPCRRPGVPEVKPPHARRPPPRAALRPLLRPPHGAARRCPPRALWLLRDPQNPGEPPQSLGGAPRPRGNPQTPGGVPAFAPFLAPPLVLCLNAGETEAGKGEGLNP; this is translated from the exons ATGGCCGCGGCGGCGGTGGGGGCTCTCCCGGCTGAGTCGCCTCCGCCGCTTGGCCGCCTGCCCGGAGGAGCCGGCACTGAGCGCGCCCTGGAAGAAGCAGAGGCCTCCGGCACCCTCAGTCTGGCCGGCCGGCGGCTGCGCGCCttcccggcggcggcggcgcggcgctGGGACCTCAGCGACACCACACAGGCCG ACCTGTCCCGGAACCGTTTCGGGGAGGTGCCGGAGGCCGCCTGCCGCCTGGTCTCGctggaggggctgagcctgcaccACAACTGCCTGCGCAGCGTCCCCCCGGCCATCGCCAACCTCCAGGCCCTGGCTCACCTGGACCTCAG CCGCAACCAGCTGAGCTCGCTGCCCgcctgcctgtgcctgctgcccctgcGCGTCCTCAACGCCAGCAACAACCGCCTGGCGCGGCTGCCCCCGAACCTGGGCGCCCTGCGCACGCTGCGGCAGCTG GACGTGGGCTGTAACCGGCTGCGGGCGCTGCcgccggggctggggcagctgcgggcgctgcgggaCCTCAACGTGCGGCGGAACCAGCTGGCGGCGCTGCCCGAAG AGCTCTCGGAGTTGCCCCTGGTCCGGCTGGATTTCTCCTGCAACCGGGTGGTCGCGATTCCGCGCTGCTTCCGGCGGCTGCGGCACCTCCAAACGCTGCTGGCCGACAACAACCCGCTCCAGTTCCCCCCCGCCCAG ATCTGCCTGAAGGGCAAAGTGCACATCTTCAAGTACCTGGAAGCCGAGTCTGCCGCCCATCCTGTCCCCACATG ccccccggaCGAGCCGTGTCCCCTCCGGCAGCGGGGCGGGCTGGACTCCGGCTTCCACAGCGTCGACAGCGGCAGCAAGCGCTGGTCGGGGAACGAG TCCACGGATGAGTCCTCGGAGCCGTCCCGGCAGCACAGGGAGACGCGCGGCGGGGCAG CTGGTGACAGTGACCccgagcagctggaggaggagccCTCGCCCGAG gagcagcagagcctgagagGTGACACCCCCGagggcagcag ggggGTCCCCGATTGCCGGCGGCGCCCCAAGAACCTGGAGGTGTggatggagagagagagggagaggagccgGGACAG gacccccccccggAGACCCCCCCAGAGCACGGCGCCGCTGCCG GACCCCGACGGAGCCCCTGgccccccctgcagccccccaaaacccagtgcctgcctcagcccctcctcctcctcctcccgcagTGCCACCAAGCCGG cccccccggACCCCGACCAGCTGATCGCTGAGGTGCGCCAG AGCCTGGAGGCGCTGCTGCAGCTGCGGCTCCCGGAGGAGCTGGGGGACTCGGAGCTGCTGGGGCGCGTGGCGGCGTGGCTGCGGCCCTGGGCC agctcccccagcccccgccAGACGCCGCCGCCCTGCCGCCGCCCGGGGGTCCCCGAG GTGAAGCCCCCCCACGCCCGGCGCCCCCCCCCCCGGGCTGCTCTTCGCCCTCTTCTACGGCCTCCTCATGGCGCTGCTCGTCGCTGCCCACCGCGCGCTCTTTGGCTGCtgagggacccccaaaaccccgggGAGCCCCCCCAAAGCCTGGGGGGAGCCCCCCGGCCTCGggggaacccccaaacccccgggggggtccccgcCTTTGCACCTTTCCTCGCCCCCCCTCTCGTCTTGTGCCTTAAcgctggggaaactgaggcagggaagggggaggggctGAACCCCTAG
- the LRCH4 gene encoding leucine-rich repeat and calponin homology domain-containing protein 4 isoform X10, with the protein MAAAAVGALPAESPPPLGRLPGGAGTERALEEAEASGTLSLAGRRLRAFPAAAARRWDLSDTTQADLSRNRFGEVPEAACRLVSLEGLSLHHNCLRSVPPAIANLQALAHLDLSRNQLSSLPACLCLLPLRVLNASNNRLARLPPNLGALRTLRQLDVGCNRLRALPPGLGQLRALRDLNVRRNQLAALPEELSELPLVRLDFSCNRVVAIPRCFRRLRHLQTLLADNNPLQFPPAQICLKGKVHIFKYLEAESAAHPVPTCPPDEPCPLRQRGGLDSGFHSVDSGSKRWSGNESTDESSEPSRQHRETRGGAAGDSDPEQLEEEPSPEEQQSLRGDTPEGSRGVPDCRRRPKNLEVWMERERERSRDRTPPRRPPQSTAPLPDPDGAPGPPCSPPKPSACLSPSSSSSRSATKPAPPDPDQLIAEVRQSLEALLQLRLPEELGDSELLGRVAAWLRPWASSPSPRQTPPPCRRPGVPEQVLEEPSRARAPRGGPGASVPPRCPR; encoded by the exons ATGGCCGCGGCGGCGGTGGGGGCTCTCCCGGCTGAGTCGCCTCCGCCGCTTGGCCGCCTGCCCGGAGGAGCCGGCACTGAGCGCGCCCTGGAAGAAGCAGAGGCCTCCGGCACCCTCAGTCTGGCCGGCCGGCGGCTGCGCGCCttcccggcggcggcggcgcggcgctGGGACCTCAGCGACACCACACAGGCCG ACCTGTCCCGGAACCGTTTCGGGGAGGTGCCGGAGGCCGCCTGCCGCCTGGTCTCGctggaggggctgagcctgcaccACAACTGCCTGCGCAGCGTCCCCCCGGCCATCGCCAACCTCCAGGCCCTGGCTCACCTGGACCTCAG CCGCAACCAGCTGAGCTCGCTGCCCgcctgcctgtgcctgctgcccctgcGCGTCCTCAACGCCAGCAACAACCGCCTGGCGCGGCTGCCCCCGAACCTGGGCGCCCTGCGCACGCTGCGGCAGCTG GACGTGGGCTGTAACCGGCTGCGGGCGCTGCcgccggggctggggcagctgcgggcgctgcgggaCCTCAACGTGCGGCGGAACCAGCTGGCGGCGCTGCCCGAAG AGCTCTCGGAGTTGCCCCTGGTCCGGCTGGATTTCTCCTGCAACCGGGTGGTCGCGATTCCGCGCTGCTTCCGGCGGCTGCGGCACCTCCAAACGCTGCTGGCCGACAACAACCCGCTCCAGTTCCCCCCCGCCCAG ATCTGCCTGAAGGGCAAAGTGCACATCTTCAAGTACCTGGAAGCCGAGTCTGCCGCCCATCCTGTCCCCACATG ccccccggaCGAGCCGTGTCCCCTCCGGCAGCGGGGCGGGCTGGACTCCGGCTTCCACAGCGTCGACAGCGGCAGCAAGCGCTGGTCGGGGAACGAG TCCACGGATGAGTCCTCGGAGCCGTCCCGGCAGCACAGGGAGACGCGCGGCGGGGCAG CTGGTGACAGTGACCccgagcagctggaggaggagccCTCGCCCGAG gagcagcagagcctgagagGTGACACCCCCGagggcagcag ggggGTCCCCGATTGCCGGCGGCGCCCCAAGAACCTGGAGGTGTggatggagagagagagggagaggagccgGGACAG gacccccccccggAGACCCCCCCAGAGCACGGCGCCGCTGCCG GACCCCGACGGAGCCCCTGgccccccctgcagccccccaaaacccagtgcctgcctcagcccctcctcctcctcctcccgcagTGCCACCAAGCCGG cccccccggACCCCGACCAGCTGATCGCTGAGGTGCGCCAG AGCCTGGAGGCGCTGCTGCAGCTGCGGCTCCCGGAGGAGCTGGGGGACTCGGAGCTGCTGGGGCGCGTGGCGGCGTGGCTGCGGCCCTGGGCC agctcccccagcccccgccAGACGCCGCCGCCCTGCCGCCGCCCGGGGGTCCCCGAG caggtgctggaggaGCCGAGCCGGGCCCGGGCCCCGCGGGGGGGGCCGGGGGCGTCCGtgcccccccggtgcccccgtTAA